The genomic stretch TTTGTCCATCAAAAAGTTAATACCTTTTGTAGTCTGCTCTACCACTTCGTTTTTTCTCGCAATCATTCTTGCAATATCTGCTTTTGGCTCGTTAATGATAATTCCGTGGTTTTCAAAATTGTGCTTTGCGTTTTCGAAATGCTCAGAGCTGTCTAAAAGCGCTTTTGAAGGAATACATCCAACGTTAAGACAAGTTCCGCCTAAAGTTGAATATTTTTCAATAATTGCTGTTTTGAAACCCAATTGTGCAGCGCGAATAGCAGCTACATAACCTCCAGGACCAGAACCGATTACGGTAACATCGAATTGACTCATTTTATATTTTTATTTATTATTATCTGATTAATTAATTCTTACAAATTTAATGATTAATTATCACGCACCCAAGTGAGTTTTGTCAAGTTTTTTGTTGCGGGATGATGGATGTTAGAAGATGGAAATTTAATTGATTGAGAATATTTTTCAAGCAGGAAGTTTGAAGATGGATGATGGATGTTTAAATGATTGAGAATATTTTTTAAGCATCTGACATCTAGCCTAGTTTACAAATTCAATTTCCCTTCTCCAAAAACTTCTTTATTTCCAAAATAAGAACCGCCGCAAATGTACCATGGAAGGTTTTCCAAATATTCTATTGCATTTTCAGGTTTCATTTCTGCAACTTCCTTTTTAGCTATAATTCCCTTGAACCATCTGCTTAATTCTGGAGCGGTTTCGGATTCAACAGTGTATTTAAGCCAAATTCTTTGACAAAGTCTGCATTGAATGATACTCACTTCTGCATTTTTATCATTGGTAAAATCTGTACCAACTATTGAAGTTCTATATTCATATTCACTTAAGTCGTGTTTTTCGCAAGCACAACCCAGTTTCGGAAGTTTTTTCATGAATGAAATATTGATTTTAAATAAAATTGAGATGCAAATTTAAGAAAATATAAAGATTATTATTTCTTCATCAAATCCAACAAAATCTTCTCATATCTATCTAAAATAATTTCTTTGGAAAATCTAGATTTTATAGAATTTTTTATCGCATCCTGATCATACGACTGATGTAAAATCTGCATAATTTTTTGCGAGAAATCTTCGGGATTTTCAATATCAGAAATCTCACCGTTTATTCTGTCTTGAATAATTTCGTTGATTCCGCCACGACAATTATTAGCCAACGAATACGTTCCACAAGCTCCCGCTTCCAATAAGACATTAGGAAAACCTTCGTAACGCGAAGAAAGAATAAACAAATCAGCAAACTTCAGAAATTGATACGGATTTTCTTGTCTGCCATGAAAAACAACTTTTTTTAGACCTAAAAAATCTTTCATCTGATTCAGCAATTCACGATCTCTTCCATCTCCTAAAATATGAAGGATAATTTTCTCATTTTTAAGTCTTGAAAAAACTTTCAGCAAATTGTCGAAACCTTTTCTAGCCGACAAATTGCCGATAGCAACCACATTTTTATAATTGTATTGAAAGCTTTCAGGTTTTGTAGAAATGAGAAGTTTTTCATTGATAAAATCAAAATCTACAGGATTATTGATTTTGGTAATTTTATGTTTTTTTATATTGAAATTATGTACAAGATCATTCATCATATCATCGCTTTGCGCAATAATCTGTTGGTAATTGTTGTAAAAATTATAGAAGAATTTTATTTCTTTTCTGGTGACATGCTCAGAAACTACATTGGTTTCTCTTGCAATAAATTTAATTTTTGGAAAAAGCTTTATAAATAAAGATAAATAGGCATTCACCTCACCAAATCCTGAAAAAACAATATCGGGTTTTCTGCGGTAAATTTGTGAAAGAATCGGTTTTAAAGAATTTCTGATTCTTTCAATATTCAGATCAATAATTTCGATGTCTTTTTTAAGAAAATCCAGATAACCACCTTGTTTTCGTAAAAGCAAAATCTTAGGTTCAAAACGATCTCTGGAAAGATGATTTGCAATGGTGGTAACGATTCTTTCTGCACCTCCGGTTTCGAGATCCGGCAGAATAAACATGACAGAAATTTTCTTATTCATCCTAAGATTTTTTAAAGTATTTCAAAGGAATTCAGGTCTCACAACAGGTCTGGAAAGTCCTGAGAATGATTATTTGTAATATGATTTATTAAAAATTTATGCTCTTTCTGATCAAAAAATATATACCAAGACGTATTGTTGTTTGCTTTGTATTTTATAAACTTTTTACCAAATTTCTGATAAGCTAATGGTGAACTTTTGCTGATAGGTTTCATAACATTAAAATCTATAAAATCATAAATTTTATCTGCATAAAACTGACAATCAACTCTAAATCCAAAATATTCTTTAGCATATAAAATCTCAACTAATTCTTCAATAGATTGATGAAATTCTTCAGAATAAATAACTATTTCTTCCAAGGTAAACTTTCAATAAATTTCCTTGTTCTTCTCCTTGATTCTTCTGATGTTAATCCTTTCGCAAATCGTTCATCAAAATCATCTTTCACAGCATATTCAGCTTGAGATTCTGCAACGTGACTCACCGAAGTTTTTCTATTCTTAATCTCAAGCAACTCTGCAATATCTTCAAGCTCATCCATTTCTTTTATCCACTGAATAAGTTCTTTTTTAGCTTCTGTTATTGGATTTTCCATTTTAATTTAATCAAAATTAATTGGCAACATCGCTGATAAACTTTATTCTCAGCATCCTTACTTCTTCGTCAGAAAGCTCATCACCAAACTCATCAAGCAAAACTTTCATGCTGTCGCTTTCAGATTCGTTCATAAATTCCATAAAATCATCTACAACATCTTCATCAAAATTATCTTCGATATAATAATCGATGTTTAGTTTTGTCCCCTGATAAACAATACGCTCCATCTCCTTTAATAAATCATTCATCGAAAGGTTTTTGGCTCTTGCGATATCTTCAAGATCAATTTTTTTATCGGTACTCTGAATGATAAAAACCTTGTGGCTAGATTTATTCGCAACCTGCTTCAAAACCATATCCTGAGTACGCTCTATATTGTTGTCTTCAACATATTTTGCTATAAAATCGGCAAACTCTTTTCCGTATTTTTTGGCTTTTCCTTCTCCAACTCCGTAGATTTTAGCAATCTCTTCAACAGTAATCGGATATTGCACAGTCATATCTTCCAAACTAGGATCCATAAAAACCGTATAAGGTGGAATCTGATGTTTTTTGGCTACTTTTTTTCTAAGGTCTTTTAAAAGGGCAAATAAATTTTGGTCTAAACCTCCACTCGACTGCATCTGTACCTGATCACTTTCAGCTTTTGTTTGTGAAAGATCAAATTCACGATCTTCAGCGATTAAAAATGGATCTTTTAAATCACCGGTTAAGACTTTTTTACCCTTTTCAGAGATTTTTAAAACACCGTATGTTTCGATGTCTTTCTGTAAAAAATTTTGTACGGTCGCCTGTCTTAGAATTGTTTTCCAGTAATTATCTTTTTCTGATTTTCCAAACCCGAAAAATGAACTTTGCTCTAGTTTATAGGACTTTGTAACAGCATTTTCTTTTCCAACAATTACAGAAATCAAATCTTTTGATTTAAATTTTTCTTTTGTTTCGTTGATTAATTCCAGTGTTTTTCTTAAATCGTCTGTAGCATCTTTCAGCTTTGGCGGATTTGATGCATTGTCACACATTTTTGCTCCGTCACCATTTACCGGATCGAAAGTTTCACCAAAATAATATAATATATACTGTCTTCGGCTCATAGAAGTCTCAGCATAGCCGACTACTTCATTTAAAAGCTGCAAACCGATTTCTCTTTCAGAAACAGGTTTTTGAGCCAAGAATTTCTCTAATTTCTCAATATCTTTAGGATCATAGAAGGCCAAGCAATATCCTTCTCCTCCATCACGGCCTGCTCGACCCGTTTCCTGGTAATAACTTTCCAGAGATTTTGGAAAATCGTAATGAATCACGAAACGTACATCAGGTTTATCGATTCCCATCCCAAATGCAATTGTTGCTACAATAACATCCGCTTCTTCCATCAAAAACTTATCCTGATTGGCGACCCTCACTTTCTGATCAAGACCGGCATGATACGGAAGTGCATTGATTCCATTTACCTGAAGAAGCTGGGCAAATTCTTCCACTTTTCTTCGGCTTAAACAGTAAACAATTCCCGATTTCCCTTTATTTTTATTGATAAACTTTACAATTTCTTTATCAATATTAACTTTAGGAGTGACTTCGTAAAATAAATTAGCTCTGTTAAAACTTTCTTTAAACACCAAAGCATTGGTCATTCCTAAAGTTTTTTGAATATCATCCTGTACCTTCGGGGTTGCAGTTGCGGTTAAAGCAATTACCGGAACATCTGCAATTTTATCAATGATTTGCTTTAAATTTCTGTATTCTGGTCTGAAATCATGCCCCCATTCTGATATACAGTGCGCTTCATCGATTGCAACGAACGATATTTTTACATCTTTCAGAAATTCCAGATAATCTTCTTTGATCAAAGATTCCGGAGCTACGTAAAGAAGCTTTGTTTTACCGCTTTTTATATCATCAAAGACCTGTTTGGTCTGAGTTTTGTTAAGAGAAGAATTAAGAACGTGGGCTACACCGGTTTCAGAAGAAAGACCATTTACTGCATCTACCTGATTTTTCATCAGGGCAATAAGCGGTGAAACAACGATTGCCGTACCCTCAGAAATAAGAGCAGGAAGCTGATAACACAGCGACTTACCGCCTCCTGTAGGCATCAGTACGAAAATATCTTTTCCGTTTAAGAGATTATTAATGATCTCTTCCTGCTGTCCTTTAAAGGTAGAAAACCCGAAGTATTTTTTTAATTCGCCTGATAAATTGGCTTTTTTTGCGCTCATCTAATTTTGTATTGCTAAATTTGCATCCAATCCAAAGTTATAAAATTTTTACTGAAAATAAAAGCAATAGAATTTTTTAGTAACCAAATTTATATTAAGTATAAATTGAAATCTTTGGCAATCTACATACTAATTTCGTTATAAAAATGGAAAGAGACAAAATTATCTCAATAGCAAAAAGCACACTGACCATAGAAATTTCCGAACTGGAAAAATTAAAAGAAAGAATTGGAGACGAATTTATAAAAGCAGTACAGCTTATTCATGCTGCTACAGGGAAACTCATCGTGGTTGGTATCGGAAAATCGGCTCATGTAGGAAATAAAATTGTCGCTACGCTAAATTCTACAGGAACTCCATCTCAATTTTTGCATGCTTCAGAAGCTATTCACGGAGATTTGGGTGTCATTCAAAAACAGGATGTAGTTTTATGCATTTCAAATTCGGGAAATTCCCCTGAGATCACCAATCTTGTTTCTTATTTAAAAGATTATTCTTCTGCATTAATTGGAATGACGGGAAACAGAAAAAGCAAACTTGCAGAATTTTCTGATGTCATTTTAGATACTCATGTAGATCTGGAAGCGTGTCCGAATAAACTGGCTCCAACAAGTTCTACGACCAATCAAATGGCTTTGGGAGATGCTTTGGCAATTTGCCTGATGGAACTGAATGAATTTAAAGAAAATGATTTTGCTAAATTTCATCCGGGAGGAAGTTTAGGTAAAAACTTAACGGCAAGAGTTGAGCAGTTTCTTTCTTCACAAAAACCTCAGGTTTATGAGGATTCTTCGATAAGAGATGTTATTATTTCTATTAGTGCATCAAGTCACGGTATAACCGTTGTTACAGATAACGATAAAATCACCGGCGTTGTTACCGACGGAGATTTGCGAAGAATGTTGATGAAGGGTGACGATATTTCTAAAGTTTTGGCGAAAGATATTATGTCTGCAAATCCTAAAACAATTGAGAAAGATGTTTTGGCAAAAGAAGCTATGAAAGTTCTGAAAGACAATAATATCGGACAATTAATTGTAACTGAAAACGGGCAATATTTCGGAATTATTGATCTTCATACATTATTGGACGAAGGAATTAATTAAATTTTTGATCCTATTTATTAGGTTCATTTTTAATTCATTGAAATAAAAAAACAGAAAATACGGAGGTGATATATATACGGTTTATGAAATTTCAGTTGCCAATGCTCAAAACAATTTGAAGTTTTAAAATCTATTTTGAACGAATTAGGCGTATATACTATTTAAGAAGAAATTAAATATAAAATGCCGTTTACATTTCATATAAAATTGATGAATTAAAAATTGTATTAGATAAAGAATTAGCTTATCAAAAACAGTAAGTAACTAAAATAATTGTTATAATTGCAAATTGAATCTCGGTATTCATAACATAAATTTTATGGCAGAAGATAAAGACATGTCTTTTTTTGGACATATTGGGGAATTGAGGGGGCATTTGATCCGTTCTATTCTTGCAATCGTTATAGCGGCAGTGGTTGTCGGTTTTAATATCAACTGGATTATGGATCATATATTTTTTGGTCCCACACGTAATGATTTCCCTACTTTTAAAGTCGTAAACGAGTTTTCACAATGGATTTTAGGGGAAGACAGTATTACGTTGCCTGATGAATTTCCGGTGCGAGTTCAGAGATTGTATCAACAGTTTAATGTGATGATGGCCGTTTCTATTTTTGGAGGAATTGTGGCGGCTTTCCCTTATATTGTTTGGGAATTGTGGCGATTTATCAGTCCGGCTCTACATCCTAACGAGAGAAAAAATTCGCTTTTTATTATTAATTCGGTTTGGATTTTATTTATGACCGGAGTTTTATGCGGGTATTTCCTGATTTTACCTTTTGCCGTCAATTTCGGAGTTATTTTTAAAATTTCAGACATCATTATTCCGTTATACGATCTTAGTGATTACACTACCCTGTTTTTGCAGGTTGTCTTAGGAATGGGTGTTGTCTTTTTATTTCCGGTTTTAATTTACTTCCTTACCAATATCGGAATTCTGAATCCTAAATTTATGAAAACATACAGAAGACACGCTATTGTTTTGATTATGGTTGTTGCCGCAATTATTACTCCTGCCGATGTTTTGAGTATGATTATGGCTGCATTGCCACTATTATTGCTTTATGAATTCAGTATTG from Chryseobacterium indoltheticum encodes the following:
- a CDS encoding glycosyltransferase, with the protein product MNKKISVMFILPDLETGGAERIVTTIANHLSRDRFEPKILLLRKQGGYLDFLKKDIEIIDLNIERIRNSLKPILSQIYRRKPDIVFSGFGEVNAYLSLFIKLFPKIKFIARETNVVSEHVTRKEIKFFYNFYNNYQQIIAQSDDMMNDLVHNFNIKKHKITKINNPVDFDFINEKLLISTKPESFQYNYKNVVAIGNLSARKGFDNLLKVFSRLKNEKIILHILGDGRDRELLNQMKDFLGLKKVVFHGRQENPYQFLKFADLFILSSRYEGFPNVLLEAGACGTYSLANNCRGGINEIIQDRINGEISDIENPEDFSQKIMQILHQSYDQDAIKNSIKSRFSKEIILDRYEKILLDLMKK
- the recQ gene encoding DNA helicase RecQ, whose translation is MSAKKANLSGELKKYFGFSTFKGQQEEIINNLLNGKDIFVLMPTGGGKSLCYQLPALISEGTAIVVSPLIALMKNQVDAVNGLSSETGVAHVLNSSLNKTQTKQVFDDIKSGKTKLLYVAPESLIKEDYLEFLKDVKISFVAIDEAHCISEWGHDFRPEYRNLKQIIDKIADVPVIALTATATPKVQDDIQKTLGMTNALVFKESFNRANLFYEVTPKVNIDKEIVKFINKNKGKSGIVYCLSRRKVEEFAQLLQVNGINALPYHAGLDQKVRVANQDKFLMEEADVIVATIAFGMGIDKPDVRFVIHYDFPKSLESYYQETGRAGRDGGEGYCLAFYDPKDIEKLEKFLAQKPVSEREIGLQLLNEVVGYAETSMSRRQYILYYFGETFDPVNGDGAKMCDNASNPPKLKDATDDLRKTLELINETKEKFKSKDLISVIVGKENAVTKSYKLEQSSFFGFGKSEKDNYWKTILRQATVQNFLQKDIETYGVLKISEKGKKVLTGDLKDPFLIAEDREFDLSQTKAESDQVQMQSSGGLDQNLFALLKDLRKKVAKKHQIPPYTVFMDPSLEDMTVQYPITVEEIAKIYGVGEGKAKKYGKEFADFIAKYVEDNNIERTQDMVLKQVANKSSHKVFIIQSTDKKIDLEDIARAKNLSMNDLLKEMERIVYQGTKLNIDYYIEDNFDEDVVDDFMEFMNESESDSMKVLLDEFGDELSDEEVRMLRIKFISDVAN
- the tatC gene encoding twin-arginine translocase subunit TatC produces the protein MAEDKDMSFFGHIGELRGHLIRSILAIVIAAVVVGFNINWIMDHIFFGPTRNDFPTFKVVNEFSQWILGEDSITLPDEFPVRVQRLYQQFNVMMAVSIFGGIVAAFPYIVWELWRFISPALHPNERKNSLFIINSVWILFMTGVLCGYFLILPFAVNFGVIFKISDIIIPLYDLSDYTTLFLQVVLGMGVVFLFPVLIYFLTNIGILNPKFMKTYRRHAIVLIMVVAAIITPADVLSMIMAALPLLLLYEFSIVMCGYTYKKVQKRDAAIKTVKKS
- a CDS encoding KpsF/GutQ family sugar-phosphate isomerase — its product is MERDKIISIAKSTLTIEISELEKLKERIGDEFIKAVQLIHAATGKLIVVGIGKSAHVGNKIVATLNSTGTPSQFLHASEAIHGDLGVIQKQDVVLCISNSGNSPEITNLVSYLKDYSSALIGMTGNRKSKLAEFSDVILDTHVDLEACPNKLAPTSSTTNQMALGDALAICLMELNEFKENDFAKFHPGGSLGKNLTARVEQFLSSQKPQVYEDSSIRDVIISISASSHGITVVTDNDKITGVVTDGDLRRMLMKGDDISKVLAKDIMSANPKTIEKDVLAKEAMKVLKDNNIGQLIVTENGQYFGIIDLHTLLDEGIN